The Streptomyces sp. NBC_01353 genome contains a region encoding:
- a CDS encoding DUF2470 domain-containing protein, producing MTFAKARRSGPTDAERIRSVIAAAGSLSLTTDGNSYDLVAMHDVDDAGRLALHAPADSPLAAEVACAPRGMLSALLEFTDIAPIAVRDRVRARVTLAGRLTPSPLQASPGVLVLRLDVARASIQRGALVEHVGPDDLERAAPDVLAVTEAAMLTHLEEGHRDVVDRLARLAGPELPHGAARVAPLALDRHGITLRCEYAHGSADLRIAFRTPVKDVDEVGRQVELLLRRAVAAPSGKRADRDGAGS from the coding sequence ATGACCTTCGCCAAGGCGCGCCGTAGCGGGCCGACCGACGCCGAGCGGATCCGCTCCGTCATCGCCGCCGCAGGCTCCCTGAGTCTGACGACGGACGGCAACAGCTACGACCTGGTGGCGATGCACGACGTGGACGACGCGGGCCGGCTGGCGCTGCACGCCCCGGCGGACAGCCCGCTGGCGGCCGAGGTCGCGTGCGCTCCCCGCGGAATGCTCTCCGCGCTGTTGGAGTTCACGGACATCGCCCCGATCGCCGTCCGCGACCGCGTCAGGGCGCGTGTCACTCTCGCGGGGCGGCTCACGCCGTCGCCGCTGCAGGCCTCACCCGGCGTGCTCGTGCTCCGGCTCGATGTGGCGCGGGCGAGCATCCAGCGGGGCGCGCTCGTCGAGCACGTCGGCCCGGACGACCTGGAGCGTGCCGCTCCGGACGTGCTGGCGGTGACCGAGGCCGCGATGCTCACCCACCTGGAGGAGGGCCATCGGGACGTGGTCGACCGACTGGCCCGGCTGGCCGGCCCGGAGCTCCCGCACGGAGCCGCCCGCGTCGCACCCCTCGCGCTGGACCGCCACGGGATCACCCTCCGATGCGAGTACGCCCACGGCAGCGCCGATCTCCGGATCGCGTTCAGGACTCCGGTGAAGGACGTGGACGAGGTCGGCCGACAGGTGGAACTCCTCCTGCGCCGCGCCGTGGCCGCGCCCTCCGGCAAGCGGGCCGACCGCGACGGGGCGGGCTCCTAG
- a CDS encoding SIS domain-containing protein, with product MGDSARESKLAGQFFDAAIGLLQQVRDEDAEEIAAAGTAIAEAVAAGGRLFAFGAGHSSLAAQDVVYRAGGLALMNLLAVPGVVGVDVMPATLGSALERVDGLAGAVLDSSPAKAGDVLIIISLSGRNALPVEMAMNARALGLTVIGVTSLAYATETKSRHVSGTYLKDHCDIVLDSHIAIGDAELTHEAIEAPFAPASTVVTSALMQATMAAAAEELVRLGIEPPLLRSGNVDGGHEWNGRVMTEYRDRIFFRH from the coding sequence ATGGGCGACAGCGCGCGCGAGTCCAAGCTGGCCGGACAGTTCTTCGACGCCGCGATCGGCCTGCTGCAGCAGGTCCGCGACGAGGACGCCGAGGAGATCGCCGCGGCCGGAACCGCGATCGCCGAGGCCGTCGCCGCCGGCGGCCGCCTCTTCGCCTTCGGCGCGGGACACTCCTCGCTCGCCGCCCAGGACGTCGTCTACCGGGCGGGCGGACTGGCGCTGATGAACCTGCTCGCCGTGCCCGGCGTGGTCGGCGTCGACGTCATGCCGGCGACACTCGGCTCGGCACTGGAGCGGGTGGACGGTCTCGCGGGGGCGGTGCTCGACTCCTCGCCCGCCAAGGCCGGCGACGTACTGATCATCATCTCGCTCTCCGGCCGCAACGCCCTGCCGGTCGAGATGGCGATGAACGCGCGCGCGCTGGGTCTGACGGTGATCGGTGTCACCTCGCTGGCGTACGCGACGGAGACGAAGTCCCGGCATGTCTCGGGGACGTATCTGAAGGACCACTGCGACATCGTCCTCGACTCGCACATCGCCATCGGCGACGCCGAGCTCACCCACGAGGCCATCGAGGCCCCCTTCGCGCCCGCCTCGACGGTGGTCACGAGCGCCCTGATGCAGGCCACGATGGCCGCGGCGGCCGAGGAGCTGGTCCGCCTGGGCATCGAGCCGCCGCTGCTGCGCTCGGGGAACGTGGACGGTGGCCACGAGTGGAACGGCCGGGTGATGACGGAGTACCGCGACCGGATCTTCTTCCGGCACTAG
- a CDS encoding metalloregulator ArsR/SmtB family transcription factor, translating to MAVVDVFSALSNPVRRRLLEALRDGPRAAGDLAGEFELSRPAVSEHLAVLRNARLVREEPRGRHRYYHLEAAPLAEVGEWLHPFEHYWRTRMRALSDLIDEENP from the coding sequence ATGGCGGTAGTCGATGTGTTCAGCGCCCTGTCCAATCCCGTACGACGCAGGCTGTTGGAAGCCCTTCGCGACGGGCCGCGGGCCGCCGGGGATCTGGCCGGCGAGTTCGAGCTGAGCCGGCCCGCGGTCTCCGAGCACCTCGCGGTGCTCAGGAACGCGCGGCTGGTGCGTGAGGAGCCCCGGGGGAGGCATCGCTACTACCACCTGGAGGCGGCGCCCCTTGCCGAAGTCGGCGAGTGGCTGCACCCCTTCGAGCACTACTGGCGCACCCGGATGCGGGCGCTGAGCGACCTGATCGACGAGGAGAACCCGTGA
- a CDS encoding DUF397 domain-containing protein — translation MSTDLNWFKSSYSGDQGGDCVEVAISWTKSSYSSEQGGNCVEVAACPHTVHVRDSKDTSLPSLTVTPDAWSRFLREFGGR, via the coding sequence ATGAGCACCGACCTCAACTGGTTCAAGAGCAGCTACAGCGGCGACCAGGGCGGCGACTGCGTCGAGGTCGCCATCTCCTGGACGAAGTCCTCGTACAGCAGCGAGCAGGGCGGCAACTGCGTCGAGGTCGCCGCCTGCCCCCACACCGTCCACGTCCGTGACTCCAAAGACACCTCCCTCCCCTCCCTCACCGTCACCCCCGACGCCTGGTCCCGCTTCCTTCGGGAGTTCGGCGGTCGCTGA
- a CDS encoding alpha/beta hydrolase, which yields MVRRLDVTGADGVRLAAWEFTEERAETAGSGVLLLHGLMGRASHWAPTARWLADRHRAVALDQRGHGRSDKPTDGPFTREAYVADAIATVEQLGLGPVTLIGHSMGALTAWQLAAERPDLVRALVICDMRASALGAASQREWQDWFRRWPVPFTSLDAVRKWFGDEDPWVERPNPARGEFFTEVMTERPDGWYPVFDPAQMLTSRETWVHDAHWDSLAQVRCPTLVVRGLDGELGRAEAQEMVRVLPRGAYAEIPDAGHLLHYDQPESWRTAIEPFLNGVLTS from the coding sequence ATGGTGCGACGTCTCGATGTCACCGGGGCCGACGGCGTACGCCTGGCTGCCTGGGAGTTCACGGAAGAGCGGGCGGAGACGGCCGGGTCCGGCGTCTTACTCCTGCACGGCCTCATGGGGCGCGCCTCCCACTGGGCGCCCACCGCTCGCTGGCTCGCCGACCGCCACCGGGCCGTCGCGCTCGACCAGCGCGGTCACGGCCGCAGCGACAAGCCCACCGACGGCCCCTTCACACGTGAGGCGTACGTCGCCGACGCGATCGCGACCGTCGAGCAGCTCGGCCTCGGGCCGGTCACCCTCATCGGCCACTCCATGGGTGCCCTCACCGCCTGGCAGCTCGCCGCCGAGCGCCCCGACCTCGTCCGCGCCCTGGTCATCTGCGACATGCGGGCCTCGGCCCTCGGGGCCGCCTCGCAGCGGGAGTGGCAGGACTGGTTCCGCCGCTGGCCGGTCCCCTTCACCTCGCTCGACGCCGTACGGAAGTGGTTCGGCGACGAAGACCCCTGGGTCGAGCGGCCGAACCCCGCTCGCGGCGAGTTCTTCACGGAGGTGATGACCGAGCGCCCCGACGGCTGGTACCCGGTCTTCGACCCCGCCCAGATGCTGACCTCCCGCGAGACCTGGGTCCACGACGCCCACTGGGACTCGCTCGCCCAGGTCCGCTGTCCGACCCTCGTCGTCCGCGGCCTGGACGGCGAGTTGGGCCGCGCGGAGGCCCAGGAGATGGTCCGCGTCCTGCCCCGAGGGGCGTACGCGGAGATCCCCGACGCCGGCCATCTCCTCCACTACGACCAGCCGGAATCCTGGCGCACGGCGATCGAGCCGTTCCTCAACGGCGTGTTGACGTCCTGA
- a CDS encoding metal-dependent transcriptional regulator, with protein MSGLIDTTEMYLRTILELEEEGVVPMRARIAERLDQSGPTVSQTVARMERDGLVTVAGDRHLELTDEGRRLATRVMRKHRLAECLLVDVIGLEWEQVHAEACRWEHVMSEAVERRVLELLRHPTESPYGNPIPGLEELGEKAEAEAFLDDSMVSLADLDAGQEGKTVIVRRIGEPIQTDAQLMYTLRRAGVQPGSVVSVTESAGGVLVGSSGEAAELDADVAAHVFVAKR; from the coding sequence ATGTCCGGACTGATCGACACAACGGAGATGTATCTCCGCACCATCCTCGAGCTGGAAGAGGAAGGTGTGGTCCCCATGCGCGCCCGGATCGCGGAGCGGCTCGACCAGAGCGGCCCCACGGTGAGCCAGACGGTGGCACGTATGGAGCGCGACGGTCTGGTGACCGTCGCGGGTGACAGGCACCTGGAGCTGACGGACGAGGGCCGTCGACTCGCCACGCGCGTGATGCGCAAGCACCGGCTCGCCGAGTGCCTGCTCGTCGACGTGATCGGCCTGGAGTGGGAGCAGGTCCACGCCGAGGCCTGCCGCTGGGAGCACGTGATGAGCGAGGCCGTGGAGCGGCGCGTTCTGGAGCTGCTGCGGCACCCGACGGAGTCGCCGTACGGCAACCCGATCCCGGGTCTCGAGGAGCTGGGCGAGAAGGCCGAGGCGGAGGCCTTCCTGGACGACTCCATGGTCTCGCTGGCCGATCTGGACGCGGGCCAGGAGGGCAAGACGGTGATCGTCCGCCGGATCGGCGAGCCGATCCAGACGGACGCCCAGCTGATGTACACGCTGCGGCGCGCGGGCGTGCAGCCCGGTTCCGTGGTGAGCGTGACGGAGTCGGCGGGCGGTGTTCTCGTCGGCAGCAGCGGCGAGGCGGCCGAGCTGGACGCCGATGTGGCGGCGCACGTCTTCGTGGCGAAGCGCTAG
- a CDS encoding SRPBCC domain-containing protein gives MTTPTEPNVIHCDQFIAHPPAKVWKALTDPELHARWWAAGDVRAVVGHRFTLDMGNWGHQECEVLAVEPERLLRYNFAPGTLDTTITWELRPEGTGTRLFLEHAGFDLDSPLGKQALEGMGRGWPGLLRRIEPALDAVSQ, from the coding sequence GTGACCACCCCCACCGAACCGAACGTCATCCACTGCGACCAGTTCATCGCCCACCCGCCCGCCAAGGTCTGGAAGGCGCTGACCGATCCCGAGCTGCACGCCCGCTGGTGGGCCGCCGGTGACGTGCGGGCCGTCGTGGGCCACCGCTTCACCCTGGACATGGGGAACTGGGGGCATCAGGAGTGCGAGGTGCTCGCCGTCGAGCCCGAGCGCCTCCTCCGCTACAACTTCGCCCCGGGGACGCTGGACACCACGATCACCTGGGAGCTCCGCCCCGAAGGCACCGGCACCCGACTCTTCCTGGAGCACGCCGGGTTCGACCTGGACTCCCCGCTCGGCAAGCAGGCGCTCGAAGGAATGGGCCGCGGATGGCCCGGCCTTCTGCGCCGCATCGAACCGGCCCTGGACGCCGTCAGCCAGTAG
- a CDS encoding helix-turn-helix transcriptional regulator, whose translation MNIGNNGGLGAAKAFGRLLRFYRERAKVSQQALADRTGYSKSQVAMIERGERRPRGNFVEIADPMLGAQGALLEVAQELTASGVAAWFEDYLEEEAKAAGIHKYETHLIPGLLQTEEYARAVFESAVPALEDDEIAASITARIARQDVFFRKPTPLVTFVLEKAALTKQIGGPDVLRKNLLYVRERAGLRNVTIQVMLENRWTHAGLNGSFTLLETEERRSQLVYVEGQGGRYFLSEQPDVGDVFARYSALRAQALAPEDSVRLIEQVAREL comes from the coding sequence GTGAACATCGGAAACAACGGGGGTCTGGGGGCCGCGAAGGCCTTCGGGAGACTCCTGCGCTTCTACCGGGAACGGGCGAAGGTATCGCAGCAGGCACTGGCCGACCGGACCGGATACTCCAAGTCCCAGGTGGCGATGATCGAGCGCGGGGAGCGTCGGCCGAGGGGGAACTTCGTCGAGATCGCGGACCCGATGCTGGGTGCACAAGGTGCACTTCTGGAGGTCGCCCAGGAGCTGACGGCAAGTGGGGTGGCGGCCTGGTTCGAGGACTACCTGGAGGAGGAGGCGAAGGCCGCGGGCATTCACAAGTACGAGACCCACCTCATCCCCGGCCTGCTTCAGACCGAGGAGTACGCACGGGCCGTCTTCGAGAGCGCCGTGCCCGCTTTGGAGGACGATGAGATAGCGGCCAGCATCACAGCCCGTATTGCCAGGCAAGACGTGTTCTTCCGCAAGCCGACGCCGCTCGTGACCTTCGTCCTGGAGAAGGCCGCACTCACCAAGCAGATCGGGGGTCCGGACGTCCTCCGGAAGAACCTGCTGTACGTGCGCGAGCGCGCCGGCCTGCGGAACGTCACTATCCAGGTGATGCTGGAGAACCGTTGGACCCATGCAGGGCTCAATGGGTCCTTCACGCTCCTTGAGACCGAGGAGCGTCGCAGCCAACTCGTCTATGTCGAGGGGCAGGGCGGCAGGTACTTTCTCAGCGAACAGCCGGACGTGGGAGATGTCTTCGCCCGTTACAGCGCGCTGCGGGCGCAGGCTCTCGCCCCGGAGGACTCCGTACGACTCATCGAACAGGTGGCACGAGAGCTATGA
- a CDS encoding serine hydrolase domain-containing protein: MRRTPARRLFAAALLVASVLAPVATTSATAVPAAVAHHGAEDCPPDGLGPELTARLDKAIEDVRKQAGIPGLVAGLWMPGKGNYVRAFGVADKVTGEPMSADGFVRIGSETKTFTVTALLKLVDDRKVRLDDPISDYIRGVPNGHKITLRHLAEMRSGLFPYTSDPDFVQDLLSDPQRSFTPHEVLAYGYRHKNTFAPGAQFQYSNSNLILLGLVVEKVSGHRLVDFIDKRVLRPADLRHTLLPEGSEFPEPHPRGYTNQTLSGEVADSTDWNPSWAWSAGAMISDLEDLRRWAKIVATGELLSPETQAERLKTLPTGFPGTSYGLGILNASGWIGHNGSIPGYETVTVYLPSQKATLVLMLNTDITSEGEEPSTLVARAITAIATPNNVYDGAVPPR; encoded by the coding sequence ATGCGACGTACCCCCGCCCGCCGACTGTTCGCCGCCGCGCTGCTCGTGGCGTCCGTGCTGGCCCCGGTGGCCACCACTTCCGCCACCGCCGTCCCCGCCGCCGTCGCCCACCACGGCGCGGAGGACTGCCCGCCCGACGGTCTCGGCCCCGAGCTGACCGCTCGTCTCGACAAGGCCATCGAGGACGTCCGTAAGCAGGCCGGCATCCCGGGCCTCGTCGCCGGGCTGTGGATGCCGGGGAAGGGCAACTACGTCCGCGCGTTCGGTGTCGCCGACAAGGTCACGGGCGAGCCGATGAGCGCCGACGGCTTCGTGCGGATCGGCAGCGAGACCAAGACCTTCACGGTCACCGCGCTCCTGAAGCTCGTCGACGACCGCAAGGTCCGGCTGGACGACCCGATCTCCGACTACATCCGCGGTGTGCCCAACGGCCACAAGATCACGCTGCGCCACCTCGCCGAGATGCGCAGCGGCCTCTTCCCGTACACGTCCGACCCGGACTTCGTCCAGGATCTGCTGAGCGACCCGCAACGCTCGTTCACCCCGCACGAGGTGCTTGCCTACGGCTACAGGCACAAGAACACCTTCGCGCCGGGGGCGCAGTTCCAGTACTCCAACAGCAACCTCATCCTCCTCGGCCTCGTGGTCGAGAAGGTCAGCGGTCACCGCCTCGTCGACTTCATCGACAAGCGGGTCCTGCGCCCGGCCGACCTGCGGCACACGCTGCTCCCGGAGGGCTCGGAGTTCCCCGAGCCGCACCCTCGTGGGTACACCAACCAGACGCTGAGCGGTGAGGTCGCCGACTCCACCGACTGGAACCCCAGTTGGGCGTGGTCGGCGGGGGCGATGATCTCGGACCTGGAGGACCTGCGCCGCTGGGCGAAGATCGTCGCCACCGGGGAGCTGCTCAGCCCGGAGACCCAGGCCGAGCGGCTCAAGACGCTGCCGACGGGCTTTCCGGGCACCAGCTACGGCCTCGGCATCTTGAATGCCAGCGGCTGGATCGGGCACAACGGCTCCATCCCGGGCTACGAGACCGTGACCGTCTATCTGCCCTCGCAGAAGGCGACCTTGGTGCTCATGCTCAACACGGACATCACGTCCGAGGGCGAGGAGCCGAGCACGCTGGTCGCCCGGGCGATCACCGCGATCGCGACGCCGAACAACGTGTACGACGGGGCGGTCCCGCCGCGCTGA
- a CDS encoding class I SAM-dependent methyltransferase — translation MSVQQYDEIGEAFEGFKALPLTRFGEVPSFLGMVGDVRGKSVLDLACGTGFYSREFKRRGATDVFGVDISVEMIAAARQIEERDPLGVRYEVGAVEELESLDRRFDIALAVQCLNYAEDIAAMERMCRNIHRSLVPGGEFFVFAQKPDYAFDCASLDTYGFLCEPLGEEIETGPRVRVTALLDPQPISITAAAPRREVYEDCLAAAGFSEVKWVPLTVSEAGIREYGEEFWADLLAHPPLEMLRCRA, via the coding sequence GTGAGCGTGCAGCAGTACGACGAGATAGGTGAGGCGTTCGAGGGGTTCAAGGCCCTGCCGTTGACGCGATTCGGGGAGGTGCCGAGCTTCCTGGGCATGGTCGGGGACGTGCGCGGCAAGTCGGTCCTCGACCTGGCGTGCGGCACCGGTTTCTACAGCAGGGAGTTCAAGCGGCGCGGCGCCACGGACGTCTTCGGCGTCGACATCTCCGTCGAGATGATCGCCGCCGCGCGGCAGATCGAGGAGCGGGACCCGCTGGGTGTGCGGTACGAGGTCGGTGCCGTGGAGGAGCTGGAGTCCCTCGACCGGCGCTTCGACATCGCGCTGGCAGTGCAGTGCCTCAACTACGCCGAGGACATCGCGGCGATGGAGCGGATGTGTCGCAACATCCACCGGAGCCTGGTGCCGGGTGGAGAGTTCTTCGTGTTCGCCCAGAAGCCCGACTACGCGTTCGACTGCGCGTCCCTGGACACGTACGGGTTCCTCTGCGAGCCGCTCGGCGAGGAGATCGAGACGGGTCCGCGGGTGCGGGTCACGGCTCTCCTCGACCCGCAGCCGATCAGCATCACCGCCGCGGCCCCGCGTCGCGAGGTCTACGAGGACTGCCTGGCGGCGGCCGGCTTCAGTGAGGTGAAGTGGGTACCGCTGACGGTGTCCGAAGCCGGCATCCGTGAGTACGGCGAGGAGTTCTGGGCGGACCTCCTCGCGCACCCGCCGCTGGAGATGCTGCGCTGCCGCGCCTGA
- a CDS encoding sulfite exporter TauE/SafE family protein yields MNWTSGLLGFAAGLVISVVTAPAGVSGAVFLLPVQVSLLGVPSPAVTPTNLLYNVVAGPGALLRHARDGRLGGRLSRLLLAGTVPGVVIGAIIRVFAVPGPAVFRLLIAVFLLPLGLWLSWRTLRPAPAERPVRPLSARSTGGLALAVGAVGGIYGIGGGSLLGPILAGRGTPVAEVAPAALASTFVTSVVGAGTYALLSLTAEGSIAPDWSLGIACGLGGLVGGYLGAHLQPRLPETFLRLLLGTLATAIGALYAVQILT; encoded by the coding sequence ATGAACTGGACCTCCGGCCTCCTGGGCTTCGCCGCCGGGCTGGTCATCTCCGTGGTGACCGCGCCCGCGGGCGTCTCCGGAGCGGTGTTCCTGCTGCCCGTCCAGGTCAGCCTCCTCGGTGTCCCCTCGCCTGCTGTCACACCGACGAACCTGCTCTACAACGTCGTTGCCGGACCGGGCGCCCTCCTCCGGCATGCCCGCGACGGGCGGCTCGGCGGGCGGTTGAGCCGCCTGCTGCTGGCCGGGACCGTCCCCGGGGTCGTGATCGGCGCGATCATCCGCGTGTTCGCCGTCCCCGGCCCGGCCGTCTTCCGCCTCCTGATCGCCGTGTTCCTGCTGCCTCTCGGCCTGTGGCTGAGCTGGCGCACACTGCGACCGGCCCCTGCGGAGCGGCCGGTGCGGCCGCTGTCCGCGCGGTCGACCGGCGGCCTGGCCTTGGCGGTCGGGGCCGTCGGCGGGATCTACGGCATCGGTGGTGGTTCCCTCCTCGGCCCGATCCTCGCCGGACGGGGGACACCCGTCGCCGAGGTCGCCCCGGCCGCGCTCGCCTCCACCTTCGTCACCTCGGTCGTCGGCGCCGGCACGTACGCGCTGCTGTCTCTGACCGCCGAGGGTTCCATCGCCCCCGACTGGTCGCTCGGAATCGCCTGCGGGCTGGGCGGACTCGTCGGCGGCTACCTCGGCGCCCACCTCCAGCCCCGCCTCCCCGAGACCTTCCTGCGCCTCCTCCTCGGCACCCTCGCCACCGCCATCGGCGCCCTCTACGCCGTCCAGATCCTGACCTGA
- a CDS encoding arginase family protein, with amino-acid sequence MREPVIIEAPSVLGLRPSGVQDLPAALLGGMARVGRVEAPVYDPKRDVETGVLNPGGIAEYSVQLADVVGEVLDSGRSPVVLGGDCSILLGNLLALRRRGRYGLLFLDGHTDFYQPSAEPTGEVASMELALATGRGPRLLADLEGRGPLVLDEDVVAFGFRDAVESAAAGMQPLPLRLCALDLDDVRTVGAAEAIRQVMGRLTLGDGFWVHLDVDVLDDAIMPAVDYRQPGGLSWAELEDVLRTALAHEGAVGFDVTIFNPRLDPDGTIAARLTECLRRGLSARTRHA; translated from the coding sequence GTGCGTGAACCGGTGATCATCGAAGCTCCGTCCGTGCTCGGGCTGCGGCCGTCCGGCGTTCAAGACCTGCCGGCGGCCCTGCTCGGAGGAATGGCGCGGGTCGGCCGTGTCGAGGCGCCCGTGTACGACCCGAAGCGGGACGTCGAGACCGGGGTGCTCAATCCGGGCGGCATCGCGGAGTACTCCGTACAGCTGGCAGATGTCGTCGGCGAGGTTCTCGACTCCGGGCGCTCTCCCGTCGTCCTCGGCGGTGACTGCAGCATCCTGCTCGGCAATCTCCTCGCCCTGCGCCGCCGTGGCCGGTACGGACTGCTGTTCCTCGACGGGCACACCGACTTCTACCAGCCGTCCGCCGAGCCGACCGGCGAGGTCGCGTCGATGGAGCTCGCCCTGGCCACCGGCCGTGGTCCCCGGCTGCTCGCCGATCTCGAAGGGCGGGGGCCGCTCGTCCTGGACGAGGACGTCGTCGCGTTCGGGTTCCGGGACGCCGTCGAGTCCGCCGCGGCGGGTATGCAGCCCCTGCCGCTGCGGCTGTGCGCCCTTGACCTCGACGACGTGCGCACGGTCGGCGCCGCCGAGGCGATCCGGCAGGTCATGGGCCGACTGACCTTGGGCGATGGGTTCTGGGTCCATCTCGACGTCGATGTCCTTGACGACGCGATCATGCCCGCCGTCGACTACCGCCAGCCCGGTGGGCTGAGCTGGGCGGAGCTGGAGGACGTACTGCGGACGGCGCTCGCCCACGAGGGGGCCGTCGGGTTCGACGTCACGATCTTCAACCCGCGTCTCGACCCCGACGGGACGATCGCGGCCCGGCTGACCGAGTGCCTGCGGCGGGGGCTTTCGGCACGGACGCGCCACGCCTGA
- a CDS encoding DoxX family protein has translation MFAVYLVVTLLTSAINGLAAVANFIGHEYPKSQADKLRVPRSWMRPLGALLAAGALGLLAGFAVPVLGMLAAAGLVLYFLGAFCAHLRVRDYQLGSWAVFFCLPVAALAVSLAYHGTW, from the coding sequence GTGTTCGCCGTCTACCTCGTGGTCACCCTCCTCACCTCGGCCATCAACGGCTTGGCCGCTGTCGCCAACTTCATCGGTCACGAGTACCCCAAGAGCCAGGCGGACAAATTGCGCGTGCCTCGGTCCTGGATGCGCCCGCTGGGCGCGCTGTTGGCGGCGGGCGCGCTGGGACTGCTGGCCGGGTTCGCCGTGCCGGTGCTGGGCATGCTCGCCGCCGCCGGTCTCGTGCTGTACTTCCTGGGTGCGTTCTGTGCCCACCTGCGGGTCCGTGACTACCAGTTGGGCTCCTGGGCAGTGTTTTTCTGTCTGCCGGTGGCCGCCTTGGCCGTGAGCCTGGCCTACCACGGCACCTGGTGA